The following nucleotide sequence is from Streptomyces xiamenensis.
TGATCGCCCCCGCCGGGGACGCGCCCCCGGCCGGCGGCAAGGCGCGCAAGGTGTACGCCGCCACCGACGAAGGCCGCCGGGTGTGCGCGCTCGCCGCCGAACTGGCGATCGCGGAGATCCACCCGGTCTTCCCGCGCGTCCTGGTCGGGCTGGCCAACCAGCCCGCCGTCGCACCCGAGGACGTACGCGCCGCCCTCGACCGGCGGGCCGCCGCGCTGGCCGAGCGCGTCGAGGCCGTCCGCCGGGCGGCCCACGAGGACCGGCACGCCCCGGAGTTCGTCCGCGCGATCTTCGACTACACCCTCGGCCAGCTGACCGCCGAACAGGCGTGGCTGGACCGCTACCGAGCACAGGGAGAGACAGCCGTGGCACCGTACGACGTCAAGCGCGAGCACAAGGCGCTCTACGCCCCGAAGAACACCACCTGGGACCTCGTGGACGTCCCCGAGCAGCGGTTCCTCGCCGTCGACGGCACGGGGGACCCGAACACCGCGCCCGCCTACGCCCGCGCGGTCGAAGCGCTCTACGGGGTCGCGTACACCCTCAAGTTCGCGAGCAAGGGCACCCCGGACGGCGATTTCGTCGTCGGCCCGCTGGAAGGACTGTGGTGGTCACCCGATCCCGGGGTCTTCACCAGCCGCGCCAAGGACGCCTGGAACTGGACGATGCTCATCAGCCTGCCCTCCTGGATCACCGACGGGATGATCGAGGACGCCAGGGAGACCGCCCTCGCCAAGAAGAAGAACCCCGTCATCTCCGAGGTCCGCCCGCTCACCCTCCACGAGGGCCGCAGCGCCCAGGTGCTGCACATCGGGTCCTACGACGACGAGACACCGCTGATGACGCAGCTGCACGCCACCTACCTCGCCGCCCACGGCCTGCGACCGGCCGGCGCGCACCACGAGGTGTACCTCAAAGACCCGCGCAGGACCGCCCCCGAGAAGCTGAGGACGGTCCTGCGTCAGCCGGTCGAACCCGTCGACCGGGACGACCGGTAAAACAGCCCGCCGGTTACAGGCGCTCGATCACGTAGTCGACGCACGCCGTCAGG
It contains:
- a CDS encoding GyrI-like domain-containing protein, whose amino-acid sequence is MKPDLSAAELTLLGLLVERPRHGYELEAVITERGMREWTEIGFSSIYYLLTKLRERELIAPAGDAPPAGGKARKVYAATDEGRRVCALAAELAIAEIHPVFPRVLVGLANQPAVAPEDVRAALDRRAAALAERVEAVRRAAHEDRHAPEFVRAIFDYTLGQLTAEQAWLDRYRAQGETAVAPYDVKREHKALYAPKNTTWDLVDVPEQRFLAVDGTGDPNTAPAYARAVEALYGVAYTLKFASKGTPDGDFVVGPLEGLWWSPDPGVFTSRAKDAWNWTMLISLPSWITDGMIEDARETALAKKKNPVISEVRPLTLHEGRSAQVLHIGSYDDETPLMTQLHATYLAAHGLRPAGAHHEVYLKDPRRTAPEKLRTVLRQPVEPVDRDDR